The genomic interval CAATCCTGGTTGCTGTAGATTATCTCATTTTTACCGACAAGGTTGTTAATCCATACATAGGGTTCGGTATTGGTACCTTATATACCGAACGGGCAACAGATATGGGTATTTGGAGGATTGTACAAGACCCTTGGCACTTCGCCATTAAACCCGAAGCCGGTATCCTTGCCGAAATATCAGGAAATACATCTGCCAAAATAGCCGTGAAATATTATAACGGTTTTAAGTCAGGCGACCTGGATAGCCAGGGTTTCATGGCTGTGAGCCTGGGTTTTGCATTCGGGTTCTAGGAGATCTTTCCGCTTTGTGCTTCCCGGTGCGTGCTCAGGTAATAGCTACCCCGGTCCGCTGCCATCAGAGTGCAGGCATTTTTCAGGTGAACCGGATCAGAGATGATTGAAACGGTAGAAATCTGACGGGGAATCTTGAAGATTACTTAGTCAAAACATAATACCGGCTGTGATCGTTCCGGCTATCAGGTTATTCTTTGTGTTTTTCATTTTGTAATTGTTTTTAAGTGTTACATTTGTTCTACACACAAAGAGTAGCACAGAAAATTTATTTCATGGCATTATTCAAACTTTCCGATGAGGAACTGGAGCGGGATGTTGTCCAGGATACCATCCTGGCAGCTAAAGAAGAGGTTCAACTGAGTATGCACAAATCGATGTGTAAAGCATGCACTCAATACGAGAAGCAAAGCTTTATCCTGGATCATGCCCTTGAAAAAAGTGCCCGGCCTGAAAAAGTAAGCCTTGATCTGGATGCCTTCAGGAATGAGATAATCAGAAGAATGGGGGAGATGAAATAATGAAACCTAGAATTTCAGTAATTGATTATGAGGAATCACGCGATCGCCTGAGAGAGATCTATGATGAAATCATTGAAAAGCGGGGGAAACTGGCAGAGGTTCATAAAATCCAAAGCCTCCATCCGGAAAGCATAATTGCACATATGGATCTCTATTTGGAGATAATGTATTCCCGCTCTGAGCTTTCAAGGATTGAAAGGGAAATGATGGGAGTATTGATTTCTGCGATAAACGGATGCGATTATTGCCGTCTTCACCACAGCCAGGCTCTGCTTCATTACTGGAAAAATGAAGAAAAAATCAGGTCTCTGACCGGTGATTATCAACAAGCCGGACTTACAAACAGAGAGGAGATGCTTTGCCGATATGCGCAGTCACTAACCCTCGAACCGGGTGCATTCAGTTATGGAGCATCTCTCGATTTCCTGAAAGAGGTATCTCTCAGCGATAGTGCTATTCTCGATGCCACTCTTGTTATCGCCTATTTTAATTTTGTGAACCGGATCGTGCTTGCCCTCGGTATTGAGGCTTCCGGACCGGAAATCACCGGATATAAATATTGATTCCATTGGGTTTATTAAGGAGGATCATTTCAATCCCTTTGATGATCACTATGGTCGTAGCAATGATTACGGTTCACAATGGGAATGGGTTCAGAGAATAAATACCTCTGTTTATTTATTTACAGGCCGGATTTGCAACCCCAGCTCTTTGAGTTGATCCTGGCTGATCTCAGACGGTGAATCGATCATCATATCCCTTCCGGCGTTGTTTTTCGGGAAGGCGATGAAATCACGGATGGATTCCTGTCCTGCGAAAACAGCCGTCCAGCGGTCGAAACCATAGGCTATGCCTCCATGCGGGGGCGCACCGTATTCAAAGGCATTCATCAGGAAGCCAAATTGCGACTGGGCCTCTTCATCACTGAATCCCAGGATGCTGAACATTCTCTTCTGCAAATCCCTGTTATGGATACGAATGGAACCGCCCCCGATCTCTACTCCGTTGATGACCATATCGTAGGCATTGGCCCTTACTTTTCCGGGATCGGAATCAAGCAAGGCAATATCTTCAGGCTTGGGCGAGGTAAAGGGATGGTGCATGGCATAATACCGCCGGGTCTCTTCATCCCACTCAAGCAAGGGGAAATCAACCACCCAAAGAGGTTTAAAGTCCTCAGGATCACGAAGTCCGAGACGCTTGCCCATCTCCAGACGAAGCACATTGAGGGAGCTGCGCGTTGCATGCGCAGCCCCGGCCAGGATCAGCATGAGATCC from Bacteroidota bacterium carries:
- a CDS encoding peroxidase-related enzyme (This protein belongs to a clade of uncharacterized proteins related to peroxidases such as the alkylhydroperoxidase AhpD.), which gives rise to MKPRISVIDYEESRDRLREIYDEIIEKRGKLAEVHKIQSLHPESIIAHMDLYLEIMYSRSELSRIEREMMGVLISAINGCDYCRLHHSQALLHYWKNEEKIRSLTGDYQQAGLTNREEMLCRYAQSLTLEPGAFSYGASLDFLKEVSLSDSAILDATLVIAYFNFVNRIVLALGIEASGPEITGYKY